The Agromyces mangrovi genome contains a region encoding:
- a CDS encoding type II toxin-antitoxin system VapC family toxin — protein MTVLDASAVLAFLNGEAGADVVEADLESGGSIGAANWSEVAQKVTDRGGDWALARALLESYDVRVEPVTQQDAEHAATLWRPGSGLSLADRLCLALGRRLGAEVLTVDTAWGADPGIRQLR, from the coding sequence GTGACCGTCCTCGATGCCTCGGCGGTGCTCGCGTTCCTCAACGGCGAGGCGGGGGCGGACGTGGTCGAGGCCGATCTCGAGTCCGGCGGATCGATCGGCGCCGCGAACTGGTCCGAGGTCGCACAGAAGGTGACCGATCGCGGCGGCGACTGGGCGCTCGCCCGGGCGCTGCTCGAGAGCTACGACGTGCGGGTCGAGCCGGTCACACAACAGGACGCCGAACACGCGGCGACGCTGTGGCGGCCGGGCTCGGGCCTCTCGCTCGCCGATCGCCTGTGCCTCGCGCTCGGTCGGCGCCTCGGCGCGGAGGTGCTCACCGTCGACACCGCGTGGGGCGCCGACCCGGGCATCCGCCAGCTCCGCTGA
- a CDS encoding sulfurtransferase, with amino-acid sequence MDVTITADALAEALGGPTPPVLLDVRWSLAEPDGRPAYRNGHVPGAVFVDLETELARADHEPADGRHPLPDEAAFTASMRRWGIRSGDAVVAYDDLGNQSAARAWWLLRHAGVADVRLLDGGLAAWRSAGLPLETGDAQPAPGDATARYGHLPVVDIDGAERMPRSGVLLDARAAARYRGEVEPVDPVAGHIPGAASAPTAGNLDADGRFLPADVLRDRYAALGVEHGRPVAAYCGSGVTAAHAVAALAIAGFDAALYPGSWSQWSNTPGRPVETGGA; translated from the coding sequence ATGGACGTGACGATCACGGCGGACGCGCTCGCCGAGGCGCTGGGCGGGCCGACGCCGCCGGTGCTGCTCGACGTGCGCTGGAGCCTCGCCGAGCCCGACGGGCGGCCCGCGTACCGCAACGGGCACGTGCCGGGTGCGGTGTTCGTCGACCTCGAGACCGAGCTCGCGCGCGCCGACCACGAGCCGGCCGACGGCCGGCATCCGCTGCCCGACGAGGCCGCGTTCACCGCGTCGATGCGTCGCTGGGGCATCCGCTCGGGTGACGCCGTCGTGGCCTACGACGACCTCGGCAACCAGTCTGCCGCGCGCGCCTGGTGGCTGCTGCGCCACGCGGGCGTCGCCGACGTGCGACTGCTCGACGGCGGGCTCGCGGCGTGGCGGTCGGCGGGGCTTCCGCTCGAGACGGGCGACGCGCAGCCTGCGCCCGGCGACGCGACCGCCCGCTACGGGCACCTGCCCGTGGTCGACATCGACGGGGCCGAGCGGATGCCGCGGAGCGGCGTGCTCCTCGATGCGCGCGCCGCCGCCCGCTATCGCGGCGAGGTCGAGCCGGTCGATCCGGTCGCGGGACACATCCCCGGCGCGGCATCCGCCCCCACCGCCGGCAACCTCGACGCCGACGGCCGGTTCCTCCCCGCCGACGTGCTGCGCGACCGCTACGCCGCGCTGGGAGTCGAGCACGGGCGACCCGTCGCCGCGTACTGCGGGTCGGGCGTGACCGCGGCGCACGCCGTCGCCGCCCTCGCGATCGCCGGCTTCGACGCGGCCCTCTACCCCGGCTCGTGGAGCCAGTGGTCGAACACTCCCGGCCGCCCGGTCGAGACCGGCGGCGCGTAG
- a CDS encoding sodium:proton antiporter, which yields MTGSLTLVALVAVMFGAGIYVMLERSLTRVLIGFLLVGNAVNLLIYVMSGAPGLAPVLYDGVDPDEISDPLPQVFMLTAIVINLGITAFMLALIYRSWWLARLGDRGDLVDDDRDERESGEGAADVARSSRLDDTAILEILDQSDEEYEERASGASARSDRTDRTDRTDRGGGRR from the coding sequence GTGACCGGCTCGCTCACCCTCGTCGCGCTCGTCGCCGTCATGTTCGGCGCCGGCATCTACGTGATGCTCGAACGCAGCCTCACCCGCGTGCTCATCGGGTTCCTGCTCGTCGGCAACGCCGTGAACCTGCTCATCTACGTCATGTCGGGCGCGCCCGGCCTCGCCCCCGTGCTGTACGACGGCGTCGACCCCGACGAGATCAGCGACCCGCTGCCGCAGGTGTTCATGCTCACCGCGATCGTGATCAACCTCGGCATCACCGCGTTCATGCTCGCGCTCATCTACCGGTCGTGGTGGCTCGCCCGGCTGGGCGACCGCGGCGACCTGGTCGACGACGACCGCGACGAGCGCGAGTCGGGCGAGGGCGCGGCAGACGTGGCGCGCAGCTCGCGGCTCGACGACACGGCCATCCTCGAGATCCTCGACCAGAGCGACGAGGAGTACGAGGAGCGCGCCTCCGGGGCATCCGCTCGCTCCGACCGAACCGACCGGACCGACCGCACCGACCGGGGAGGTGGCCGCCGATGA
- a CDS encoding Na+/H+ antiporter subunit D translates to MTALVPLVVLLPLLGAAATLVLGRNRRVQLWLSVAVLAAVAVIASVLLFAVDATRGLVVYIGDWDAPFGITLVVDRLSAILLVISAIMLLGVLVYSVGQGVADRHRETPVSIFYPTYLILAAGICNAFIAGDLFNLYVGFEILLSASYVLLTLGGTGERIRAGVTYIVVSLVSSLFFLGAIALIYGATGTANIAQLSVRIAELPQDVQLLLHLALITAFGIKAAVFPLSFWLPDSYPTAPAPVTAVFAGLLTKVGVYALIRSEMTIFAENDLTTMYLVLGGLTMLVGILGALAQADIKRLLSFTLVSHIGYMLFGIGLASELGIAATVYYVVHHITVQTALFLTTGLIERVGGATSVNQLSGLLAASPFVAILFFIPALNLGGIPPFSGFIGKVGLFLGGAEVAGSGEGPAPWVIWAVIGAGAATSLLTLYALTRFWNLAFWRGRDELEGYESFLVESMQEAPEGATVTETRTAPVLMLAATVGLVAFSLLLTVLAGPLFDLSSRAATNLLDPAVYVNLVFPGGIR, encoded by the coding sequence ATGACCGCCCTCGTGCCCCTCGTCGTGCTGCTCCCTCTGCTGGGCGCGGCCGCCACGCTCGTGCTCGGCCGCAACCGACGCGTGCAGCTGTGGCTCAGCGTCGCCGTGCTCGCGGCGGTCGCGGTCATCGCGAGCGTGCTGCTGTTCGCGGTCGACGCGACCCGCGGCCTCGTCGTCTACATCGGCGACTGGGATGCCCCCTTCGGCATCACCCTCGTCGTCGATCGCCTCTCGGCCATCCTGCTCGTGATCTCGGCGATCATGCTGCTCGGCGTGCTCGTGTACTCGGTGGGGCAGGGCGTCGCCGACCGCCACCGCGAGACGCCGGTGTCGATCTTCTACCCCACCTACCTGATCCTCGCGGCGGGCATCTGCAACGCGTTCATCGCGGGCGACCTGTTCAACCTGTACGTCGGGTTCGAGATCCTGCTGTCGGCCAGCTACGTGCTGCTGACGCTCGGCGGCACGGGCGAGCGCATCCGCGCGGGCGTCACGTACATCGTGGTGAGCCTCGTCTCGTCGCTGTTCTTCCTCGGCGCGATCGCGCTCATCTACGGCGCGACCGGCACGGCGAACATCGCCCAGCTCTCGGTGCGCATCGCCGAGCTGCCGCAGGACGTCCAGCTGCTGCTGCACCTCGCGCTGATCACGGCGTTCGGCATCAAGGCGGCGGTGTTCCCGCTGTCGTTCTGGCTGCCCGACTCGTACCCGACCGCGCCCGCGCCGGTCACCGCGGTGTTCGCGGGCCTGCTCACCAAGGTCGGCGTCTACGCGCTCATCCGGTCGGAGATGACGATCTTCGCCGAGAACGACCTGACCACCATGTATCTCGTGCTGGGCGGACTCACGATGCTCGTCGGCATCCTGGGCGCACTCGCGCAGGCCGACATCAAGCGTCTGCTGTCGTTCACGCTCGTCTCGCACATCGGGTACATGCTGTTCGGCATCGGCCTGGCCTCGGAGCTCGGCATCGCCGCGACGGTCTACTACGTCGTGCACCACATCACGGTGCAGACCGCGCTGTTCCTCACCACGGGGCTCATCGAGCGCGTCGGAGGCGCGACCTCGGTCAACCAGCTGTCGGGCCTGCTCGCCGCATCGCCGTTCGTCGCGATCCTGTTCTTCATCCCCGCGCTGAACCTCGGCGGCATCCCGCCGTTCTCGGGCTTCATCGGCAAGGTGGGCCTGTTCCTCGGCGGGGCCGAGGTCGCGGGCTCGGGCGAGGGGCCGGCGCCGTGGGTGATCTGGGCGGTCATCGGCGCCGGGGCGGCGACCTCGCTGCTCACGCTCTACGCCCTCACCCGATTCTGGAACCTCGCGTTCTGGCGCGGCCGCGACGAGCTCGAGGGCTACGAGTCGTTCCTCGTCGAGTCGATGCAGGAGGCGCCCGAGGGCGCGACCGTCACCGAGACCCGCACCGCGCCCGTGCTGATGCTCGCGGCCACGGTCGGCCTGGTCGCGTTCAGCCTGCTGCTCACGGTGCTCGCGGGGCCGCTGTTCGACCTCAGCAGCCGGGCGGCGACGAACCTGCTCGACCCGGCCGTCTACGTGAACCTGGTCTTCCCCGGGGGCATCCGATGA
- a CDS encoding Na+/H+ antiporter subunit E, with protein sequence MSPARDISPWRSLWRQLPLLVLLVALWLFLWDEVTVMSVVTGVLLAILVTRVFYLPPVLLSGRFNPWRGLLLGLRMIVDVATASIEVAFRAVNPRYTPTNAIIAVQLHTHSDLVMTLTAEAITVVPGTVVVDVDRERAVLYLHALGTVTDEDVERTRRHVLGTEERIVLAVGTHEEAESVRAERRARRMQRGGGVHGGAPDGLTGLSSDEVSAGDIQRRDGAHRDDPRGDGGEGTR encoded by the coding sequence ATGAGCCCGGCTCGCGACATCTCGCCCTGGCGCTCGCTCTGGCGGCAGCTGCCGCTGCTGGTGCTGCTCGTCGCACTCTGGCTGTTCCTCTGGGACGAGGTCACTGTGATGTCGGTCGTCACCGGCGTGCTGCTCGCGATCCTCGTCACCCGCGTGTTCTACCTGCCCCCGGTGCTGCTGTCGGGCCGGTTCAACCCGTGGCGGGGCCTGCTGCTCGGCCTGCGCATGATCGTCGACGTCGCGACCGCGTCGATCGAGGTGGCGTTCCGGGCCGTGAACCCGCGGTACACGCCGACGAACGCGATCATCGCCGTGCAACTGCACACCCACTCCGACCTCGTCATGACGCTCACCGCCGAGGCGATCACGGTCGTGCCGGGCACCGTCGTGGTCGACGTCGACCGCGAACGCGCCGTGCTGTACCTGCACGCGCTCGGCACGGTCACCGACGAGGACGTCGAGCGCACCAGGCGCCACGTGCTCGGCACCGAGGAGCGCATCGTGCTCGCCGTCGGCACCCACGAGGAGGCCGAGTCGGTGCGCGCAGAGCGACGGGCCAGGCGGATGCAGCGGGGCGGCGGCGTGCACGGCGGCGCGCCCGACGGGCTGACCGGGCTGAGCTCCGACGAGGTGTCGGCCGGCGACATCCAGCGCCGCGACGGCGCGCACCGCGACGATCCGCGCGGCGACGGTGGGGAGGGCACCCGATGA
- a CDS encoding monovalent cation/H+ antiporter complex subunit F, producing MSLLTLVVVVIAGTMFGIGAICAVWRIIRGPSILDRALAADVLLAISMCALGAEMAVNQHTDTLVVLLVLAMFAVLGSIAIARFMAKEDDS from the coding sequence ATGAGCCTCCTCACCCTGGTGGTCGTGGTCATCGCCGGCACCATGTTCGGCATCGGCGCGATCTGCGCGGTGTGGCGCATCATCCGCGGGCCGTCCATTCTCGACCGCGCGCTCGCGGCCGACGTGCTGCTCGCGATCTCGATGTGCGCCCTCGGCGCCGAGATGGCCGTGAACCAGCACACCGACACGCTCGTGGTGCTGCTCGTCCTGGCGATGTTCGCGGTGCTCGGTTCGATCGCCATCGCGCGGTTCATGGCCAAGGAGGACGACTCGTGA
- the mnhG gene encoding monovalent cation/H(+) antiporter subunit G, producing MSAASVSLLAAAPGLVPAEAMPLLPEDLSVRDVLAGVLIVLGAFLSMAAGVGIVRFPDVLSRLHAGTKPQVLGLVAVLAAILLEVPSWGVLTTIVLILTFQLLTQPMTAHMLGRAAYRTDHVRRDLLIDDELADDIARRERAASRRGPERSGASDADGE from the coding sequence GTGAGCGCCGCATCCGTCTCCCTGCTCGCCGCCGCGCCCGGCCTCGTGCCCGCGGAGGCCATGCCACTGCTGCCCGAGGACCTCTCGGTGCGCGACGTGCTCGCCGGCGTGCTGATCGTGCTCGGCGCGTTCCTGTCGATGGCCGCCGGCGTCGGCATCGTCCGCTTCCCCGACGTGCTCTCGCGCCTGCACGCGGGCACGAAGCCCCAGGTGCTGGGCCTCGTCGCGGTGCTCGCGGCGATCCTGCTCGAGGTGCCGAGCTGGGGCGTGCTCACCACCATCGTGCTCATCCTCACGTTCCAGCTGCTCACGCAGCCGATGACCGCGCACATGCTCGGCCGGGCCGCGTACCGCACCGACCACGTGCGCCGCGACCTGCTCATCGACGATGAGCTGGCCGACGACATCGCGCGGCGCGAGCGGGCGGCGTCGCGGCGGGGCCCGGAGCGCAGCGGTGCGTCCGACGCCGACGGGGAGTGA
- a CDS encoding alkyl sulfatase dimerization domain-containing protein, which produces MVNPYDVERSFPDYFLEHRRLTVEQQGTYRCGELPVWTVYCPAGLLGNSTIIEGPDGLIVYDTGVNLDAGEVIAAEIAKVSDKPVKAIFYSHHHTDHYNGASAIVDPAAVAAGEVDVYAWQNFRAEMADEFGEILQRQAMGAGYYGGAFLSPDDRHHHGIGTLPIGGAPGFIPPTKMLSGDATLQIAGLEVRVFYTGGEAISEFGLYLPEFDMIAIADEFFTGIPNMHTIRGSKPRVPDNYIGALNTVLEIRPEWLVGSHIRPIQGKDDIAEHVGKYVDATKYLWDQSVRLINKGYTPVELQHALKDLPEELWDAPYTVPMYGTPFTSVPEFFTGWVSWFTGDSTDMLPSPPAHKAKRLAELMGGVDAVLDAAKADHAAGDHQLAAELAQIALRADPDNEDARLVKAAALRARGYQELNPIARSWYLTGALELEGAMDPGQVLAAYGAMMSVDKSVVDTVRGWRYQLDADRAKGVDLAIGIRDADSGAEVTVRVRNRVLHVQDGIGDGNDVVIEATSAQLAEPDGPTVVSGDPAAWSRFRELLDTDWTTFYMHMR; this is translated from the coding sequence ATGGTGAATCCGTACGATGTCGAACGATCATTCCCGGACTACTTCCTGGAGCATCGCCGACTGACCGTCGAGCAGCAGGGCACGTACCGGTGCGGTGAGCTGCCGGTCTGGACGGTGTACTGCCCCGCGGGCCTGCTGGGAAACAGCACGATCATCGAAGGGCCCGACGGGCTCATCGTCTACGACACCGGAGTGAACCTCGACGCGGGTGAGGTGATCGCCGCCGAGATCGCGAAGGTCTCCGACAAGCCGGTGAAGGCGATCTTCTACTCCCACCACCACACTGACCACTACAACGGTGCGTCTGCGATCGTCGACCCCGCCGCCGTCGCGGCCGGCGAGGTCGACGTGTACGCCTGGCAGAACTTCCGCGCCGAGATGGCCGACGAGTTCGGTGAGATCCTCCAGCGGCAGGCGATGGGCGCCGGCTACTACGGCGGCGCGTTCCTCAGCCCCGACGACCGGCACCACCACGGCATCGGTACGCTCCCGATCGGCGGTGCGCCCGGCTTCATCCCGCCGACGAAGATGCTCTCCGGCGACGCCACCCTGCAGATCGCCGGGCTCGAGGTCCGCGTGTTCTACACCGGCGGCGAGGCGATCAGCGAGTTCGGCCTCTACCTGCCCGAGTTCGACATGATCGCGATCGCCGACGAGTTCTTCACCGGCATCCCGAACATGCACACCATCCGCGGCTCGAAGCCGCGCGTCCCCGACAACTACATCGGCGCGCTCAACACGGTGCTCGAGATCCGTCCGGAGTGGCTGGTCGGCTCCCACATCCGCCCGATCCAGGGCAAGGACGATATCGCCGAGCACGTGGGCAAGTACGTCGACGCCACCAAGTACCTGTGGGACCAGTCCGTGCGCCTCATCAACAAGGGCTACACGCCGGTCGAGCTGCAGCACGCGCTGAAGGACCTGCCCGAGGAGCTGTGGGACGCCCCCTACACGGTGCCGATGTACGGCACCCCGTTCACCTCCGTGCCGGAGTTCTTCACCGGGTGGGTGAGCTGGTTCACCGGCGATTCGACCGACATGCTGCCGTCGCCCCCCGCGCACAAGGCCAAGCGCCTCGCAGAGCTCATGGGCGGCGTCGACGCGGTGCTGGATGCCGCGAAGGCCGACCACGCTGCGGGCGACCACCAGCTGGCCGCCGAGCTCGCGCAGATCGCGTTGCGCGCCGACCCCGACAACGAGGACGCGCGGCTCGTCAAGGCGGCGGCCCTGCGCGCGAGGGGCTACCAGGAGCTCAACCCGATCGCACGCTCGTGGTACCTCACCGGCGCGCTCGAGCTCGAGGGCGCCATGGATCCGGGTCAGGTGCTCGCCGCCTACGGCGCGATGATGTCGGTCGACAAGTCCGTCGTCGACACGGTGCGCGGCTGGCGCTACCAGCTCGACGCCGACCGGGCGAAGGGTGTGGACCTCGCGATCGGCATCCGCGATGCGGACTCCGGCGCGGAGGTGACGGTGCGCGTCCGCAACCGAGTCCTCCATGTGCAGGACGGCATCGGCGACGGCAACGACGTCGTCATCGAGGCCACGTCCGCACAGCTCGCCGAGCCGGACGGACCGACGGTCGTCTCGGGAGATCCGGCCGCGTGGTCCCGATTCCGCGAGCTCCTCGACACCGACTGGACCACCTTCTACATGCACATGCGGTAA
- a CDS encoding DUF1214 domain-containing protein: protein MGTHVNVDNFAVAETARMFHDLQRDAGGVNRLLHHRAPAPIDQQTVIRMNRDTLYSFVVVDVSGGATLTLPDAGGRYLSAMVVTTEHYIPRIFHDPGEYRLDAELARASHCFVAVRTLVDPNDPDDIAAVGALQDAIGLDAASAEPFTSEEYDTASLDATRNALLQLAAGISGFERTFGSRKKVDPVRHLIGTAAGWGGLPSHEASYIGVAPAEATGTFSLRMADVPVDAFWSISVYDAKGFFVPNESGRYTVNSVTGVPDDDGAITVHFVHDDAVRDLPNAIPIPEGWNFIVRLYRPRPEYFDGAWTLPDLTPVLR from the coding sequence ATGGGCACGCACGTCAACGTCGACAACTTCGCGGTCGCGGAGACCGCCAGGATGTTCCACGACCTGCAGCGCGACGCCGGGGGAGTCAACCGGCTGCTGCACCACCGCGCGCCGGCGCCGATCGACCAGCAGACCGTGATCCGCATGAACCGCGACACGCTCTACAGCTTCGTCGTCGTCGACGTCTCGGGTGGGGCGACACTGACACTGCCGGATGCCGGTGGGCGGTACCTGTCTGCGATGGTGGTGACGACCGAGCACTACATCCCGAGGATCTTCCACGACCCCGGCGAGTACCGGCTCGACGCGGAACTCGCCCGCGCGTCGCACTGCTTCGTGGCCGTGCGCACGCTCGTCGACCCGAACGATCCCGACGACATCGCCGCGGTCGGCGCCTTGCAGGACGCGATCGGGCTGGACGCGGCATCCGCCGAGCCCTTCACCTCGGAGGAGTACGACACTGCGAGCCTCGACGCGACGCGCAACGCGCTGCTGCAGCTCGCGGCGGGCATCAGCGGGTTCGAGCGCACGTTCGGCTCGCGCAAGAAGGTCGACCCGGTGCGGCACCTCATCGGCACGGCGGCCGGGTGGGGCGGGCTGCCGTCGCACGAGGCGTCGTACATCGGCGTCGCGCCCGCAGAGGCGACGGGCACCTTCTCGCTGCGCATGGCCGACGTGCCGGTCGACGCGTTCTGGTCGATCTCGGTGTACGACGCGAAGGGGTTCTTCGTGCCGAACGAGAGCGGCCGCTACACCGTGAACAGCGTCACCGGCGTGCCCGACGACGACGGCGCGATCACCGTGCACTTCGTGCACGACGACGCGGTGCGCGACCTGCCGAACGCCATCCCCATTCCCGAGGGCTGGAACTTCATCGTGCGGCTCTACCGCCCGCGGCCGGAGTACTTCGACGGGGCGTGGACGCTGCCCGACCTGACGCCGGTGCTGCGCTGA
- a CDS encoding IS30 family transposase, producing MGSHSSLQVRAVALGLLLDGLSSPAVAGRLGIGSRQVPRWAMLAGVELAKGRHGGAVAARGLTGAGVGHGRRLSATDRAVIQVGLSRGLSRRAIAAMIGVAPSTVSREVARSALRYRSEVLYDARVADHRARAQRARPKARKLDLHPALRSAVVDGLNAKFSPQQVAGRMPVLFPTREDMRVSHETIYQALYVQGRGGLRHELTVQKALRTGRTGRKPQSKLPARSNRPWLDGARITDRPAEAADRAVPGHWEGDLVVGPGNSGIVTLVERQTRFVLLGRLPGTRDSRTVTDVLAGMISHLPTDLARTITWDQGSEMAEHARLTIRTGVHVFFCDPHAPWQRGSNENTNGLIRDFYPKGTNFNTITDTDLTETQRLLNIRPRQTLGFHTPAEKLDQLLTVLH from the coding sequence ATGGGGTCGCATTCGTCGTTGCAGGTTCGTGCGGTGGCGTTGGGGTTGTTGCTGGATGGTCTGAGTTCGCCTGCTGTTGCGGGAAGGCTCGGGATCGGGTCGCGGCAGGTTCCGCGGTGGGCGATGCTGGCCGGCGTGGAGTTGGCGAAAGGGCGCCATGGTGGCGCGGTTGCGGCGCGTGGCCTTACCGGGGCCGGTGTCGGGCATGGGCGCCGGTTGTCGGCGACGGATCGGGCGGTGATCCAGGTCGGGTTGTCGCGTGGGCTGTCGCGGCGTGCGATCGCGGCGATGATCGGGGTCGCACCGTCGACAGTGTCGCGTGAGGTCGCCCGGTCGGCGCTGCGGTACCGGAGCGAGGTGTTGTACGACGCGCGGGTCGCGGACCATCGCGCGCGAGCGCAGCGCGCCCGCCCGAAGGCCCGGAAGCTGGACCTGCACCCGGCGCTGCGGTCCGCGGTCGTGGACGGGCTGAACGCGAAGTTCTCACCGCAGCAGGTCGCGGGAAGGATGCCGGTGCTGTTCCCGACGCGGGAGGATATGCGGGTGTCGCACGAGACGATCTACCAAGCCCTGTACGTCCAGGGTCGTGGCGGGTTGCGGCACGAACTGACCGTGCAGAAAGCGCTGCGCACCGGCCGGACCGGTCGCAAGCCGCAGTCCAAACTCCCCGCCCGTTCGAACCGGCCCTGGCTGGACGGGGCTCGGATCACGGACCGGCCCGCGGAAGCCGCCGACCGGGCGGTCCCGGGGCACTGGGAAGGCGACCTCGTGGTCGGCCCCGGGAACTCCGGCATCGTCACCCTCGTCGAACGACAGACCCGGTTCGTGCTGCTCGGCAGGCTGCCCGGGACCCGCGACAGCCGTACCGTGACCGACGTGCTCGCCGGCATGATCAGCCACCTGCCCACCGACCTGGCCCGCACGATCACCTGGGACCAAGGCAGCGAGATGGCCGAGCACGCCCGGCTCACGATCCGCACCGGAGTCCACGTGTTCTTCTGCGACCCGCACGCACCCTGGCAACGCGGCAGCAACGAGAACACCAACGGCCTCATCCGCGACTTCTACCCCAAGGGCACGAACTTCAACACCATCACCGACACCGACCTCACCGAAACGCAACGCCTCCTGAACATCCGCCCACGACAGACCCTCGGCTTCCACACCCCAGCTGAGAAACTGGACCAACTACTCACGGTGTTGCACTGA